In one Paracoccus everestensis genomic region, the following are encoded:
- the hemA gene encoding 5-aminolevulinate synthase: MNYDAALDQAIGRLHEEGRYRTFIDIERTKGQFPQAVWTRPDGEKQDITVWCGNDYLGMGQHPAVLEAMHEALDAVGAGSGGTRNISGTTIYHKRLEAELADLHGKEVALVFSSAYIANDATLSTLRKLFPGLIIYSDELNHASMIEGIKRFDGAKRIFRHNDVAHLRQLLAADDPTAPKLIAFESIYSMDGDFGPIKAICDLADEFNALTYLDEVHAVGMYGPRGAGVAERDGLMDRITIFNGTLGKAFGVFGGYIAGTAKMMDAIRSYAPGFIFTTSLPPAVAAGAAASIALLKGPEGQHLRDAQQLHARILKMRLKSLGMPIIDHGSHIVPVHVGHPVHCKMLSDMLLRDYGIYVQPINFPTVPRGTERLRFTPSPVHAPRQIDHLVKAMDKLWSHCALNRQEMSA, from the coding sequence ATGAATTACGATGCCGCCTTGGACCAGGCTATCGGTCGGCTGCACGAGGAAGGCCGCTATCGCACCTTCATCGACATCGAGCGGACGAAGGGCCAGTTTCCCCAAGCCGTGTGGACGCGCCCCGATGGGGAAAAGCAGGACATCACCGTCTGGTGCGGCAACGATTACTTGGGCATGGGCCAGCATCCGGCGGTGCTGGAGGCGATGCACGAGGCCCTGGATGCCGTTGGCGCAGGATCCGGCGGCACGCGCAACATTTCCGGGACCACCATCTATCACAAGCGCCTGGAGGCAGAGCTGGCCGACCTGCATGGCAAGGAAGTCGCGCTTGTCTTTTCCAGCGCCTACATCGCCAATGACGCCACCCTGTCCACCCTGCGCAAGCTGTTCCCCGGCCTGATCATCTATTCTGACGAGTTGAACCACGCGTCGATGATCGAGGGGATCAAGCGGTTTGACGGCGCCAAGCGGATCTTCCGGCACAATGATGTGGCCCATCTGCGCCAGCTTCTGGCCGCCGACGATCCTACGGCGCCCAAGCTGATCGCCTTTGAATCGATCTATTCGATGGACGGTGACTTCGGCCCAATCAAGGCGATCTGCGATCTCGCGGACGAGTTCAACGCCCTGACCTATCTGGACGAGGTCCATGCGGTGGGCATGTATGGCCCGCGCGGCGCCGGCGTGGCCGAGCGCGACGGGCTGATGGACCGCATCACAATCTTCAACGGCACGCTGGGCAAGGCCTTTGGCGTCTTCGGCGGCTATATCGCGGGCACAGCCAAGATGATGGACGCGATCCGGTCCTATGCGCCGGGCTTCATCTTCACCACCTCGCTGCCGCCGGCGGTGGCTGCGGGGGCCGCGGCCTCGATCGCACTGCTGAAGGGCCCGGAAGGCCAGCATCTGCGCGATGCGCAGCAATTGCACGCCCGGATCCTGAAGATGCGGCTGAAATCGCTGGGGATGCCCATCATCGACCATGGCAGCCATATCGTGCCGGTCCATGTCGGCCATCCGGTCCACTGCAAGATGCTGTCGGACATGCTGCTGCGCGACTATGGCATCTATGTCCAGCCGATCAACTTCCCGACCGTTCCGCGCGGCACGGAACGGTTGCGCTTTACCCCGTCGCCGGTCCATGCGCCCCGCCAGATCGACCATCTGGTCAAGGCCATGGATAAGTTGTGGTCACATTGCGCACTCAACCGCCAGGAAATGAGCGCCTGA